The following is a genomic window from Bombus vancouverensis nearcticus chromosome 15, iyBomVanc1_principal, whole genome shotgun sequence.
GGACTAGACTATAGATTCTCAATGGTCCTTTATTTATCTTTCTACTATTAGATACTAGAGTTCCTTAACTACTAGTTATTAGTGACTCGTTACtattaataattgtaatttgATTTAATTGAGCTTTTACTACCAGTTAATAATAATCCATTAGTACTAACAACTGTAATCCGATTTAGTGGATTTAGTTGTCAAAAATCGAGTATTTTTCGTGAATGTAAGAATGTGAATGTAAGAAATTCGTGTGATCGATAGCTTGGAGGGCGTTACGTTGATGTGTTAATCGACTGGTTCCATGTAACAAAGGAACGTCACACCAGCTAGTTAGCGACGTCTAATGTGTATCATAATGTGAAGCTCGGTTGTTCATAGTGCGTGGTCGGTTAACACAAAAGCCATAAATGCTTTCCACTCCAGTTCACCTTATTACCTTGTATATTTCATGAACGTGACTAATAAGAAGTGCTTCTTTTTTGCTTCCGATGACCTGCGTTTTCTGGTGCATCTCCGATGACATAGAAACGGTACCCGATTTTATAGCGATCGACAATATATGAAGCATTAAATGAccaaatattatgaaataatcaaATCTAAACTCGAATTTTTTTTCTGACTACAATTATCATATTTCTTTCTCACTACAATTATAACACTTCTTTTTCACTAGAATCGGAAATTAGTTTATAATACACATATCGTTCATTTTTGTTGCAGCTCGCAAGAAGAAGAGACACAAGCTGAACAAATACATCCTCCCCTTGATTGTAGGAGTTATATTAATCAAATCGATTCTTCTGCCTATCGCGTTGAAAACTTTGGCTATATTAAGTGGGAAGGCAGTGGTTCTGAGTTTGATGAGTCTAATTCTGGCAGCTATAGTAGGATTGAAGAAGGTCGCTCAGGCTCACTCCACAAGCTACGAGGTGGTAAATATGCCCGTGAATAAATACAAGAGACAGGACTTTTTTGAGGGCGACGACACGATGGACACTGAGCCTTACAAATTTTATAGGGAACGCCACAGGAAAAAGTAAAGACTCATTATTATTCAAAATGTTAAAAACGTTTTGTTCATTTCACCCTCGACCCCTACGTAT
Proteins encoded in this region:
- the LOC117157321 gene encoding LOW QUALITY PROTEIN: uncharacterized protein LOC117157321 (The sequence of the model RefSeq protein was modified relative to this genomic sequence to represent the inferred CDS: substituted 1 base at 1 genomic stop codon); its protein translation is MVYPLFLLPLLTATETTQPTMMQESWKPQLENSTTPADWISDSILNAVDDVLPVTRSSFEGIRTRLXILNARKKKRHKLNKYILPLIVGVILIKSILLPIALKTLAILSGKAVVLSLMSLILAAIVGLKKVAQAHSTSYEVVNMPVNKYKRQDFFEGDDTMDTEPYKFYRERHRKK